The Faecalibacter bovis genome includes the window TGCAACAGCTTTACCATGAACTTGCGTTCCTTTATTTGTAGTAACGATAAAAGTACCGTCTTCTTGTTTATCAATTGTAGTAGCTTGTTCAGCTAAAGTAAATCCTGGCTCAAATTGTTTAATTTGTTCCATCAAATTATCAATTAATTCTCCTGCACCAACTGATGGATAACCTGGAATATCGAAAATAGGTTTTTTAGGATATAACTCTGCTAACTGACCTCCTGGTTGAGGTAACGCATCTATAATGTGACATCTTAATTTTAATAAACCTGCTTCGAACACAGCGAATAATCCTGTTGGTCCAGCACCGATAATAATTATATCTGTTTGAATCATTTTGTTTAAAACTTATTTAGAATACGACTAAATTGATCGCAAATTTAGTGAAATTGAACGATTTAAATGATGATTATCGTCAGAACACTGTTAATATTTCATCAAAAAAAAAAGCAGATTCGTAATGAATCTGCTTTTGAGGTCGTAGCGAAGAGCAGAATCGAACTGCCGACCTCAGGGTTATGAATCCTGCGCTCTAACCATCTGAGCTACCTCGCCTTGTTTTTAGTGGTGCAAATATAAGAGCATATTTCGGACTATACCAAATCTTTTTTGAAATATTTTTTAAGTTTTCTGGCTCTAAAAGGCTAATTAATTGATGTACAAAAAAATAAATTTTAAAATATTTTTTATTTTTTTTCAGTTTGAATGAATTTTGAAGCTTCTTTGATTAATTTGAAGAGAAAAAATAGCAGTAAAATATAAATCATAAGTATAAAAAAGGTCAAAAAATAAACTTCAAAATTATACTTATCTCCTTTTGTAAAGGTCAATCCATAAAATATCCAATAAAAGGATAATCCGTAGGCTAAAAATCCAGTAATAATTAAACCTAAAAAATTAAAAATTATATTTTTCATTCAACTAAAAATAAAAAACCTCAAACAAAAGTTTGAGGTTTTTTTAAATATTTTCTTTAGACAATATTAAGATAATGCCTTTTTAATACGAGCCATTGCTTCTTGTAATTCTTCTACAGATGCCGCGTAAGAAATACGAATACATTCTTTAGATCCAAATGCAGAACCTGAAACGATTGCTACTTGTGCATATTCTAAAATATATAATGCTAAATCATCTGCATTATTAATTGTTACCCCGTTGTATGTTTTTCCGAAAGTTTCAGATACATCTGGGAATAAATAGAATGCTCCTTTTGGTTCGTTTACTTTAAAACCTGGAATTTCTTTCGCCCAACCAATCATTAACTCACGACGTTCTGCAAAAGCATCAATCATGTATTTTACAGATGACGGATCTGCTTCTAAAGCTGTAATAGCTGCACGCTGTGCAATAGAATTTGTTCCAGAAGTAACTTGACCTTGTAATGTTTCACATGCTTTTGCTAACCAAGCTGGTGCACCGATGAAACCAATTCTCCAACCTGTCATTGCAAAGGCTTTTGCTAATCCATTAACAGTAACTGTTTGGTTGTAAACTTCTGGGAAAGATGCAATACTTACATTTTTTTCACCGTAAACAATGTGTTCATAAATTTCATCAGATATAATAATTACATTCGGGTGTTTTGCTAAAACTGTAGCTAAACCTTGTAATTCTTCTTTTGTATAAACCGATCCTGAAGGGTTACAAGGAGAAGAATATATAATCGCTTTTGTTTTATCAGTAATAGAAGCCTCTAATTGTGCTGGCGTAATTTTAAAATCATTTTCTAAAGTCGCTTCAACAAAAACTGGTGTTCCACCTGATAATTCAACAATATCAGAGTAAGAAACCCAATAAGGCGTTGGAATTACAACCTCATCACCATCGTCTACAATAGCCTGTAATACATTATAAATCGATTGTTTTGCTCCAGTAGAAACAACAATTTGATTTTGAGTGTACTCAATATTATTATCACGTTTAAATTTTGTGATAATTGCTTCTTTTAATTCTGGATAACCAGCAATTGGTGTATAAGCTGTATAATTTTCGTCTAATGCTTTTTTAGCAGCATCTTTAATGAAATCTGGCGTATTAAAATCAGGTTCCCCGATACTTAAACTAATAATGTCTAATCCTTGCGCTTTTAATTCTCTTGCCTTTGTAGACATCGCAATTGTAGCCGAAGGTTTTAAATTTTGTAGACGCTTTGAAAGTTGCATAATATTTGTGAATTATTTGTGTGTAAAATCTAATCTTCTTGCGAAGATAATTTATTCTCTTCAGAATTTGATTAAATTTATCCTGATTTAAATACCAAAAATTATCAAAATATTATGGCTCAAATTACATTTAAAGGAAATCCAATTCACACAAATGGTGAGTTGCCTAAAGTAGGAACAAATGCTCCTGAATTTGAATTAACTGCATCTGACTTAAGTTCTAAATCTTTAAAAGATTACGCAGGAAAATACGTTGTATTAAATATATTTCCTAGTGTAGATACAGGAATCTGCGCACAATCTGTTCGTACTTTTAATCAAGAATTATCAACTTTAGAAAATACTGTAGTATTATGTATCTCTAAAGATTTACCATTTGCACAAGCTCGTTTCTGTGGTGCTGAAGGATTAAATGATGTAATTTCGTTAGCAGATTACAAATCAGACGACTTTGCTAATAACTATGGTGTAAAAATGGTTGAAGGACCATTGGCTGGATTATTAAGCCGTGCTGTTGTAGTTGTGAATCCTGATGGAGAAGTGATTTATACTGAACAAGTTCCTGAAATTGCTCAAGAACCATCTTATGAAGCTGCAATTGCAGCAATTAAAGGTTAATAAAAAAATCTTTATTATTTATAAATAAAAAGGTCATCCAATTGGATGACCTTTTTTTATAGTTTGAAAAACGTTTGATTAATATTTTTCAAGAACAACCACACGACGGTTACATGCTCTACCTTCGTCTGTATCGTTAGTACATTTTGGATGTTTCTCACCAAATGCGCGAACTTCTAATTGTTCTGGTTTAATTCCTTCAGCAATTAATGCTTGACGTACTGCTTCTGCACGTTTTCTTGATAAGTTCATGTTATAATTATCAGAACCGATGCTATCAGCGAATCCATCTACGAAGTAATTACCACCTTTTTGTTTGATAATTTCAGCTGCAATTTTAGCACTTGCTTTACCATCAACAGTTAATTCAGATTTATTGTATTCGAATAATACGTTGCTAAATTCTGGAATTACTACTGGATCTGGAATAACAACTGGTGGCTCGATTGGTTTTGGTTTTTCAACTTTACAACCTTGCTCACAAGTGTATTCACCTGTTTCAAATCCTTCTGGACAAGCCTCATCTGGACACTTATCATCTTTATCGATAATTTTATCTCCATCACGATCAGGACAACCTTGGAATTCTACTAAACCAAACTCGTCTGGACAAGCATCTTCGAAATCGAATACACCGTCTTTATCTTTATCAGGACATCCATTTGTTCTTGGATCTTCTGTTCTGATTCCTGGTTCGTCTGGACATGCATCTTCATC containing:
- a CDS encoding pyridoxal phosphate-dependent aminotransferase yields the protein MQLSKRLQNLKPSATIAMSTKARELKAQGLDIISLSIGEPDFNTPDFIKDAAKKALDENYTAYTPIAGYPELKEAIITKFKRDNNIEYTQNQIVVSTGAKQSIYNVLQAIVDDGDEVVIPTPYWVSYSDIVELSGGTPVFVEATLENDFKITPAQLEASITDKTKAIIYSSPCNPSGSVYTKEELQGLATVLAKHPNVIIISDEIYEHIVYGEKNVSIASFPEVYNQTVTVNGLAKAFAMTGWRIGFIGAPAWLAKACETLQGQVTSGTNSIAQRAAITALEADPSSVKYMIDAFAERRELMIGWAKEIPGFKVNEPKGAFYLFPDVSETFGKTYNGVTINNADDLALYILEYAQVAIVSGSAFGSKECIRISYAASVEELQEAMARIKKALS
- the tpx gene encoding thiol peroxidase yields the protein MAQITFKGNPIHTNGELPKVGTNAPEFELTASDLSSKSLKDYAGKYVVLNIFPSVDTGICAQSVRTFNQELSTLENTVVLCISKDLPFAQARFCGAEGLNDVISLADYKSDDFANNYGVKMVEGPLAGLLSRAVVVVNPDGEVIYTEQVPEIAQEPSYEAAIAAIKG